In a single window of the Tetrapisispora phaffii CBS 4417 chromosome 11, complete genome genome:
- the ULS1 gene encoding translocase ULS1 (similar to Saccharomyces cerevisiae RIS1 (YOR191W); ancestral locus Anc_6.100): MKIPTIDLTTEDSDAENEQEFYSMDSYPSETDTLDNMRAATYDSNENIETDEEKELTLKKSEPINNLQRLMSLKNLFERKKSSSPLKEMLNHNDTVVTASQPSMRDMTENDKSSVDELTRKRRWSSVSDEHKVYPNQHHTEDNGTRVTPHESDSKNNLLFYSVEQDQDEHLSTTQVLKPENNNTNDIKENHTQTINTNQTEDDKDKVIINLLDDTSNSEDVGVLINSKSNSALAVPLLPKKDDIDLKILSVSNLPNEFEPKNDKKLVTKPPEELKKNLKILVDQMKTEEQTLRKSLESLQSNGFVLKKKLENREKAIQESEKKLNLLTKNSSNDKPLSKTQQILADDLKQNLKSLRNRRDITKAKLDSVNSKLQVFSAEWDRFATEGNRKIQKAKLEYQYAVKNTQATSLIEKRREVFENLEDLEKTYQAGKISELGYKASKESYHNELQQLDSKSLRDAMKKSESSKISKLFNKAINSAKDLLSKNSSRTDTLKLQMISHLDYILKYKHEFESGNRLSAHLRWSCKDGAEHLFLNGLKMPIVTELLQDYGIIFTNPAMIGIDKREQFFKSINLARALISKSERPLEIKYQVFDNLLMIENFRKGIDSGIPPNYMLKGHIGKAVVELKEQGLKMEKLYENLKVYSIPTTRMEMEERYPELMNMIASSSAHSNQQQRLNEQLSVNQYDAVNIEADQFNKTDNMYHSQFGVANIHHAEEQEDIRNLLQSLKQTETEIDGEGMTPEEMTVNLMKHQRLGLSWLLSVEKSTKKGGLLADDMGLGKTIQGISLMLANKSDNDNCKTNLIVAPVSVLSVWKGELETKIKEIAGFKVTIFGGTNGIRYTRWKDLSKFDAVLVSYNTLAIEFKKHMPLQYSEEDSKKLPPLPQLNALNSLKRKREYWSPFFTNDSQFYRIILDEGQNIKNKNTQAAKACCSINSTYRWVFSGTPIQNNLDELYSLIRFLRIPPYNREERFKSDISIAFPKGDQKYRSNDKVRQRAMEKIRVLLKAIMLRRSKSDMIDGEPILELPSKHIDIVDTKLEGDELEFYTALEAKNKKLAMKLMERKVKGNYSSILTLLLRLRQACCHSELVVIGEKKSEDKRVVNGKDFQGDWLRLFHKVKSMTNEQLNMVVSSLDIGSCFWCMEQLEPETTSILTGCGHLLCNACIEPFVEHASSEPSAKMVNGTTNLIPCSDCQKLTNDSEIVTYRLFDQVINKDYTEDQLYREYKNELDDQKLRTRNIYSPDYSNLQKSSKVKQCIDVIRDVFNKSSTEKILIFSQFTTFFSILDFFIRKELHINCLQYDGSMNLKDRSNIISRFYKEIDSRVLLISTKAGNSGLTLTCANHVIIVDPFWNPYVEDQAQDRCYRINQTKEVFVHRLFIKNTVEDRITELQNRKREMVEAAMDPTKMKQINSLGTRELGFLFGLNSLN; encoded by the coding sequence ATGAAAATACCAACAATTGATTTAACTACAGAAGATTCAGATGCTGAAAATGAACAAGAATTTTACTCGATGGATTCGTATCCAAGTGAGACAGATACACTAGATAATATGAGAGCAGCAACATATgattcaaatgaaaatatagaaacagatgaagaaaaagagTTGACTCTTAAAAAATCAGAACCTATCAATAATCTTCAAAGATTAATGAGTTTGAAGAATCTTTTTGAGAGAAAGAAATCCTCTTCTCCATTAAAGGAAATGTTAAACCATAATGATACTGTTGTCACTGCAAGTCAACCATCGATGCGTGATATGACTGAGAATGACAAATCATCTGTCGATGAGTTGACGCGCAAGAGGAGGTGGTCAAGTGTGAGTGATGAGCATAAAGTTTATCCAAACCAACATCACACAGAGGACAATGGTACAAGAGTAACACCACATGAATCTGATTCAAAAAACAATCTTCTGTTTTATTCTGTCGAACAAGATCAAGATGAACATTTAAGTACAACTCAAGTTTTAAAGCCGGAGAACAACAATACGAATGACATAAAAGAGAATCATACCCAAACAATTAATACTAATCAAACAGAGGATGATAAAgataaagttattattaatttactAGATGATACTTCTAATAGCGAAGACGTAGGCGTTTTGATAAATAGTAAAAGTAATAGCGCACTAGCAGTACCTTTATTACCAAAGAAAgatgatattgatttaaaaatattaagtgTATCAAATCTCCCGAATGAATTTGAACCAAAAAATGACAAAAAACTAGTTACAAAACCACcagaagaattaaaaaaaaaccTTAAAATTCTGGTGGATCAAATGAAAACAGAAGAGCAAACTCTTCGAAAATCGTTAGAGTCATTGCAGAGTAACGGTTTCgtattaaaaaagaaactcGAGAACAGGGAAAAAGCAATCCAAGAGTCagagaaaaaattaaatttacttACAAAAAATTCATCTAACGATAAACCATTATCTAAAACTCAACAAATACTAGCAGATGATTTAAAACAGAACTTAAAATCTTTAAGGAATCGGAGAGATATCACAAAAGCAAAATTAGATTCTGTAAATTCAAAACTTCAAGTATTTTCAGCAGAATGGGATAGATTTGCAACGGAAGGTAATAGAAAAATACAAAAGGCCAAGTTAGAGTATCAGTATGCAGTTAAAAATACTCAAGCAACTTCTTTAATAGAGAAGAGAAGAGAAGTGTTCGAAAATCTAGAAGATTTAGAGAAGACTTATCAAGCAGGAAAAATATCAGAGTTAGGTTATAAAGCATCTAAGGAGTCTTACCATAATGAGTTACAACAACTTGATTCTAAAAGCCTGAGAGATGCGATGAAAAAATCAGAAAGTTCTAAAATATCcaaattgtttaataaagCCATTAATTCAGCCAAAGATTTACTTTCAAAGAATTCTTCACGAACTGATACGCTTAAGCTTCAGATGATTAGTCATttagattatattttaaaatataaacacGAATTTGAATCTGGTAATAGATTATCAGCTCACTTGAGATGGTCTTGTAAAGATGGAGCTGAGCATTTATTTCTAAATGGCCTAAAGATGCCTATTGTGACTGAACTTCTGCAAGATTAtggtattatttttaccaaTCCTGCTATGATAGGAATAGATAAGAGAgaacaattttttaaaagtatAAATTTGGCAAGAGCTTTAATTTCCAAATCGGAAAGACCATTGGAAATCAAGTATCAAGTTTTCGATAACTTATTAATGATCGAAAACTTCAGAAAAGGAATCGACTCAGGAATACCTCCAAACTATATGCTCAAAGGCCACATTGGTAAAGCTGTTGTTGAACTAAAAGAACAGGGTTTAAAGATGGAGAAACTGTATGAAAATCTTAAGGTATATTCCATACCTACTACACGTATGGAAATGGAAGAAAGATATCCAgaattaatgaatatgaTAGCATCATCATCAGCACATTCTAATCAACAACAAAGATTAAATGAGCAATTGTCGGTCAACCAGTATGATGCCGTAAATATAGAGGCAGatcaatttaataaaacagaTAATATGTATCATAGCCAGTTTGGTGTTGCTAATATCCATCATGCTGAAGAGCAAGAAGATATTCGTAATCTTTTACAGAGTTTAAAGCAAACTGAAACTGAAATAGATGGTGAAGGTATGACGCCGGAAGAAATGACTgttaatttaatgaaacatCAAAGATTGGGGTTGTCTTGGTTATTATCCGTAGAAAAATCAACGAAAAAGGGTGGTCTACTAGCCGATGATATGGGGTTAGGTAAAACTATACAAGGTATTTCCCTAATGCTTGCAAACAAATCTGATAACGATAATTGCAAAACGAATCTGATAGTTGCCCCTGTTTCTGTATTATCAGTTTGGAAAGGTGAATTAGAGACGAAGATAAAGGAAATTGCTGGGTTTAAAGTAACGATATTTGGTGGTACAAATGGTATTAGGTATACAAGATGGAAAGATCTATCCAAATTTGACGCTGTTTTGGTGTCATATAATACATTAGCTATAGAGTTCAAAAAACATATGCCACTTCAGTATTCTGAGGAAGACTCTAAGAAATTACCTCCATTACCACAATTAAATGCCCTAAATTCTTTGAAACGGAAGAGGGAGTATTGGTCTCCCTTTTTCACTAACGACTCACAATTTTATAGAATCATTTTAGATGAAGgtcaaaatatcaaaaacaaaaatacGCAAGCTGCAAAGGCATGCTGTTCAATCAATTCCACATATAGGTGGGTATTTTCGGGTACACCAATTCAGAATAACTTGGATGAATTGTATTCTTTAATTAGATTTTTAAGGATTCCTCCATATAATAGGGAAGAAAGGTTTAAATCAGATATTAGCATTGCATTTCCAAAGGGAGACCAAAAATATCGATCAAATGATAAAGTAAGGCAAAGAGCCATGGAGAAAATCAGGGTGTTACTAAAAGCAATAATGTTACGCCGTTCTAAATCAGATATGATTGATGGGGAACCGATATTAGAACTTCCGTCAAAGCACATCGATATAGTTGATACAAAATTGGAAGGTGATGAATTAGAATTTTATACTGCTTTAGAAGctaaaaataagaaattgGCAATGAAGTTGATGGAGAGAAAGGTCAAAGGTAATTACTCTAGTATCTTAACACTATTGTTACGTTTAAGACAAGCCTGTTGTCACTCGGAATTAGTTGTAATAGGTGAAAAGAAGTCAGAAGACAAACGAGTTGTCAATGGTAAGGACTTCCAAGGTGATTGGTTGAGATTATTTCATAAAGTTAAATCAATGACAAATGAGCAACTGAATATGGTTGTCAGTTCTTTGGATATTGGATCATGTTTTTGGTGTATGGAACAGCTCGAACCAGAAACAACCTCTATATTGACAGGTTGTGGACATTTACTCTGCAATGCTTGTATTGAACCGTTTGTGGAGCATGCATCGTCTGAACCAAGTGCAAAAATGGTTAATGGAACTACAAATCTTATTCCTTGTTCTGATTGTCAAAAGTTGACGAATGATTCTGAAATAGTGACTTATCGACTATTTGATCAAGTGATTAACAAAGATTATACCGAAGATCAATTATATCgagaatataaaaatgaacTAGATGACCAAAAACTTCGTACgagaaatatttattcaCCAGATTATAGTAATCTTCAGAAGTCATCTAAAGTTAAGCAATGTATTGATGTGATTAGGGAtgtatttaataaatcgAGTActgaaaaaattttgatcTTTTCACAATTTACTACTTTCTTCTCtatattagatttttttaTCAGGAAAGAACTTCATATTAATTGTTTGCAATATGATGGttcaatgaatttaaagGATAGATCGAATATCATAAGTCGCTTTTATAAAGAGATCGATTCTCGAGTATTGTTAATATCGACTAAAGCTGGTAATTCAGGTTTAACTTTAACATGTGCTAACCATGTCATTATTGTTGATCCATTCTGGAATCCTTATGTGGAAGACCAAGCCCAAGACCGTTGTTATAGAATCAATCAAACAAAGGAAGTGTTTGTCCACCGTTTATTCATCAAGAACACAGTCGAGGATAGAATTACTGAGTTACAGAATAGGAAAAGAGAAATGGTAGAAGCTGCCATGGATCCTACAAAGatgaaacaaataaatagttTAGGTACAAGAGAACTGGGTTTCTTATTTGGTTTGAATAGcctaaattaa
- the TPHA0K00990 gene encoding glycoside hydrolase family 5 protein (similar to Saccharomyces cerevisiae EXG1 (YLR300W) and SPR1 (YOR190W); ancestral locus Anc_6.99) codes for MTANYLSYLLTFFIIWLDSTIAGYVPGIQENGSNLTNATYDLTIESSYFNYDRPDNGLNGQPIRGVNIGGWLVLEPYITPSIFEKFRSNGYNDDGIPTDEYQLCRILGVEKAKDMLQQHWNTFYTENDFKNIADKGFNLVRIPVGYWAFARLPDDPYVTGLQEQYLDKAIGWAKKHNLKVWVDLHGAAGSQNGFDNSGLRDALRFLDNENLEVTKTALNYIMEKYSQDCYADTVIGIELLNEPLGPVIDMNKLKNEFLLPSYQFMREKLKRNQIIVIHDSFQGYHYWDDFMTMKQNYWGIVIDHHHYQVFSPGEISRSMDEKIRAICGWGHSSLTEKHWTIMGEFSAALTDCTKWLNGVGRGARYDGTFPSNSASFGTCNNNEDVHNWSQERKDNTRKYIEAQLDSFEMKNGWIFWCYKTENSIEWDAEKLIQYGLFPQPLTDRKYQNQCRN; via the coding sequence ATGACTGCTAATTATCTCAGTTATTTACTGACgttttttatcatttggTTAGACTCAACTATAGCAGGTTATGTGCCTGGTATCCAAGAGAATGGATCAAATTTAACTAATGCCACCTATGATCTTACAATAGAAAGctcatattttaattacGACCGTCCTGACAATGGATTAAATGGTCAACCAATAAGAGGAGTCAACATCGGTGGCTGGTTAGTTCTAGAACCATATATCACACCgtcaatttttgaaaagtttaGATCTAACGGTTACAATGATGATGGAATTCCTACTGATGAATACCAGTTGTGTCGAATTTTAGGAGTGGAGAAAGCTAAAGATATGTTGCAACAACATTGGAACACTTTCTATACAgaaaatgatttcaaaaacattgCAGATAAAGGATTTAATTTAGTCCGGATTCCTGTTGGTTATTGGGCATTTGCAAGATTGCCCGATGATCCATATGTAACCGGTTTACAAGAACAGTATCTGGACAAAGCCATTGGTTGGGCTAAAAAACATAATTTGAAAGTTTGGGTTGATCTACACGGAGCTGCTGGGTCACAAAATGGATTCGATAATTCTGGTTTGAGAGATGCATTAAGATTTTTggataatgaaaatttggAAGTAACCAAGACAGCACTGAATTATATCATGGAAAAGTATTCACAAGATTGTTATGCAGATACTGTTATAGGGATTGAATTACTTAATGAACCACTAGGTCCAGTTATAGAcatgaataaattaaagaatgaatttttattaccaTCTTATCAGTTTATGagagaaaaattaaaaagaaaccaaataattgtaattcATGATTCGTTCCAAGGATACCATTATTGGGATGATTTCATGACaatgaaacaaaattaCTGGGGAATTGTAATAGACCACCACCATTACCAAGTCTTCTCACCAGGGGAGATAAGTAGATCGATGGACGAGAAGATTCGAGCAATTTGTGGTTGGGGTCACTCTTCATTAACTGAAAAACATTGGACCATTATGGGAGAGTTTTCGGCTGCCTTAACAGATTGCACAAAATGGTTGAATGGTGTTGGTAGAGGAGCAAGATATGACGGGACCTTCCCATCAAATTCGGCTTCATTTGGCACTTGTAACAACAACGAAGATGTCCATAATTGGTCtcaagaaagaaaagataaCACGAGGAAATATATAGAAGCTCAATTAGATTCATTTGAAATGAAAAACGGTTGGATTTTCTGGTGTTATAAGACTGAAAATAGTATTGAATGGGATGCAGAAAAATTAATCCAATATGGATTGTTTCCACAACCATTAACTGACAGAAAATACCAAAATCAATGTCGTAACTAA
- the IES4 gene encoding Ies4p (similar to Saccharomyces cerevisiae IES4 (YOR189W); ancestral locus Anc_6.98) yields the protein MSQASVSAISTKENTPNLETDASKDDSKIKAQENAKKPVIPWQNNHKSVEVKTFSGYTLKLKGWVRKDVVEKYQKQSIESVLKEKEEQKREQEQEQQKAEEEDQADAKGTTEQNQNHREEN from the coding sequence ATGTCCCAAGCTTCTGTGTCGGCCATAAgtacaaaagaaaatactCCAAATCTGGAGACTGATGCATCTAAAGATGATTCTAAAATAAAAGCTCAAGAAAATGCAAAGAAACCTGTTATACCTTGGCAGAATAACCATAAAAGTGTAGAAGTTAAGACATTTTCAGGATATactttaaaattgaaaggTTGGGTTAGAAAAGATGTGGTAGAGAAATATCAGAAACAAAGTATAGAAAGtgttttaaaagaaaaagaagaacagAAAAGAGAGCAGGAACAAGAGCAACAAAAGGCTGAGGAAGAGGATCAAGCAGATGCAAAGGGGACAACTGAACAAAACCAAAACCACAGGGAGGAAAACTAG
- the TPHA0K01010 gene encoding uncharacterized protein (similar to Saccharomyces cerevisiae MSB1 (YOR188W); ancestral locus Anc_6.97), translating to MTTIIPEDPDLYFLDPYLPDSLSYNEIGDIVQILTSVIKERQIDENLLLSPYKPCDVASLNKLLKYILVNYDKVISDIDSLYAYIINQDVHILFQVLKFIWCRLPFGCVIGWENYLHFRKREKHDKFPENAFNRLLPQCLECLDQSRIVNDFFELIAIMSNKLDLQIEHIIYIFAIWAFNIRDNEPYSVTLGGIATKSIKYYVRKFNSRADGLLHLYMSYLRSKKMGQLVLLDTVSNYPPSNVFRSLTFETNVPLVSINGNGSLSPQELLEICSERLDFSNLELFEVFEDYVILKSIFHEEQSTIDETKHKMTRSSFEIFNYLTRFAPEGTSSHSLDTSDNTPNTIMVERLQMNDYFISAWVNLISIEESIDRKHYFGSTLVLKFEIDNFIKIVAFQNYLDKNPDDLSSNSSFDKTIASLSSTIIDISSSSESVTRITSDIGNEASKSPSPIANFISKINSKYNESHSYNDSLRDINGHSTFVRQLFPNSNKSAMEILKEDDVGTLKPSVHIKSSMDTHLQSAKNRRTISVPTLISSSNPSIDAKLKQPDFIEYEQIQSRTKSFNIKTQNIDNASSEAINSLLEGLTPKFQKLKLSPYSESSTDEFFSSNNSAIDTRENDEFRTSPLKNAIVVEKPKVVPTLVKKVAENRLSGSPGDSENNDSSLERLVKEERNSLKKKSNPYPDSPILKCELEPYSVNKNELSKPYPERTGMPFLEANHLLNNKSENIVDTKISQEVKSQISEVDTKFRKELWSSIITRPVYFPNFNSQRVYSPKTLPKNSVNPFRTMINRSPNKRKHKRKILSDDNSLISRPSLSPKSGETIVNNKMSTFEKNRPVKKEEFKRKFESDVRHTEKYSPQL from the coding sequence ATGACTACGATTATACCAGAAGATCCTGATTTATATTTCCTGGACCCGTATTTGCCTGATAGTCTAAGTTATAATGAAATAGGTGATATTGTACAAATATTAACATCTGTGATTAAGGAAAGACAAATTGAcgaaaatttattattatcaccTTATAAACCCTGCGATGTCGCCTCtttaaacaaattattGAAGTATATATTGGTAAATTACGATAAAGTGATTTCTGATATCGATTCTttatatgcatatattattaaccaagatgttcatattttatttcagGTTCTAAAGTTCATATGGTGTAGACTCCCGTTTGGTTGTGTAATTGGTTGGGAAAACTATTTGCATTTTCGAAAGAGAGAGAAACATGATAAATTTCCAGAAAATGCTTTCAATAGGCTGTTACCGCAATGTCTAGAATGCTTAGACCAAAGTAGAATTGTCAATGACTTCTTTGAACTAATAGCTATTATGTCAAACAAACTAGACCTACAAATTGAGCacattatttatatttttgctATTTGGGCGTTCAACATTCGTGACAATGAACCGTATTCTGTCACTTTGGGAGGTATTGCCACAAAAtctataaaatattatgtcAGGAAGTTTAACTCTAGGGCAGATGGGTTGCTTCATTTATACATGTCTTATTTGAGGAGTAAAAAAATGGGTCAGTTGGTATTGTTGGATACAGTGAGTAATTATCCTCCATCTAACGTATTTAGAAGCCTTACATTTGAAACTAATGTCCCTCTAGTTTCAATTAATGGAAATGGATCATTATCCCCACAGGAGCTATTAGAAATATGTAGCGAACGTTTGGACTTCTCAAATTTGGAGCTATTCGAAGTCTTTGAAGATTATGTTATATTGAAGTCCATATTCCATGAAGAACAGAGCACCATTGATGAAACTAAACACAAAATGACAAGATCttcttttgaaatctttaattatttaaccCGGTTTGCACCAGAAGGGACTTCTAGTCACAGCTTAGATACATCTGATAATACACCAAATACCATTATGGTTGAAAGGTTACAGATGaatgattattttatttctgCATGGGtaaatttgatttcaaTAGAAGAGTCCATTGATagaaaacattattttGGGAGCACATTAGTTTTAaagtttgaaattgataactttattaaaattgttgcatttcaaaattatctcGATAAAAATCCAGATGACTTGtcatcaaattcatcattCGATAAGACGATTGCCAGTCTATCTTCAACAATCATTGACATAAGTTCAAGTTCCGAGTCAGTTACTAGAATTACATCCGACATAGGAAACGAGGCAAGTAAAAGTCCTTCACCAATAGcaaattttattagtaaaataaattctaaatataatgaatctCATAGTTATAATGATTCATTAAGGGATATAAATGGACATTCAACTTTTGTTAGGCAACTATTTCCAAATTCTAATAAGTCTGCAATGGAAATTCttaaagaagatgatgtTGGTACACTTAAACCTTCAGTTCATATTAAATCTAGCATGGATACTCATCTTCAATCAGCAAAAAACAGGAGGACTATATCGGTACCGACTTTAATTAGTTCAAGCAACCCAAGTATTGACGCTAAGTTAAAGCAACCAGACTTCATTGAGTATGAACAAATACAAAGTAGAACTAAAAgctttaatataaaaactcaaaatattgataatgcTTCATCTGAAGCAATCAATAGTTTATTAGAAGGACTAACTCCAAAGTTCCAGAAATTAAAACTGTCACCATATTCTGAGAGTTCTACTGACGAATTCTTTTCCTCAAATAATAGCGCTATAGATACAAGGGAAAACGATGAATTTCGAACAAGTCCTTTAAAGAATGCTATTGTGGTTGAAAAGCCTAAGGTAGTTCCTACTCTTGTAAAAAAGGTTGCTGAAAATAGACTTTCTGGAAGTCCTGGAGATAGCGAGAATAATGACAGTTCACTTGAGAGATTggttaaagaagaaagaaacagtttaaaaaagaaatcaaatcCATATCCAGATTCACCAATACTTAAATGTGAACTAGAACCTTACTCTGTCAATAAAAACGAATTATCTAAACCCTATCCCGAGCGAACAGGAATGCCATTTCTCGAAGCTAATCATTTACTGAATAACAAATCAGAAAATATTGTAGATACAAAGATTTCCCAAGAGGTAAAATCTCAGATTTCTGAAGTAGATActaaatttagaaaagaGTTATGGTCAAGTATTATCACAAGACCCGTCTATTTCCCAAATTTCAACTCTCAGAGGGTGTATTCTCCTAAAACTCTGCCTAAAAACTCCGTCAATCCGTTTAGAACAATGATTAACAGAAGCccaaataaaagaaaacataaGAGGAAAATCCTTAGTGACGATAACAGTTTGATATCAAGACCTTCACTTTCACCTAAATCAGGAGAAACTATtgtaaacaataaaatgtcaacttttgaaaagaatAGACCTgtgaagaaagaagaattcaaaAGGAAATTTGAATCTGACGTTAGACATACTGAAAAGTATAGCCCACAATTGTGA
- the ECM38 gene encoding gamma-glutamyltransferase (similar to Saccharomyces cerevisiae ECM38 (YLR299W); ancestral locus Anc_6.96), with translation MIITNIVISSLVCSKLISGLPVEYGPQTSFGKDKSQAAKMDSIFQIRGDSDHNIDLGDLDRSPSMTPDPSLLKIGGKGAISSDLQICSDLVLTHVLQKFPEANAADAAVTQALCIGMVNFFNSGVGGGGYVVYADGSNQDNHYYSDFREKAPKAAHKDMFKDCEMCSKVGGLASGVPGELAGLYDLYENRGSGAVSWYDLIKPVADLGYAGWEIGEVLYYALKLYEPAFMNMQDDWSFVLNKSRTGVKQCGDRISRPVFADTLMELARNGSAGPFYDPESWITQSMVSTLSKYGGILTAQDFKEYNVNSSKPLVKELRSKLLFTENSKLTVLTSSGSSSGAALLSALSIMEHFPDEVGGDYGEKTTFELIETMKWMASARSRLGDYEAKEIDSNSFFNLPQRVQEILDESWINKAVNSIQSNSVDGNFKTLPNWTLYDPEYEMNEPHGTAHFSIVDHHNNSVSLTTTVNLLFGSLVHDPKTGIIFNNEMDDFSQSHRSNAFNLSASIHNFPEPYKRPLSSTAPTIILDSTGHPDLIVGASGGSRIVTSIFQTIIRNYWYKMPLLESISYPRIHHQLLPNQAELESYDLVGSETTELLRNMGHSVIQEMPKSVVNAIKFVDGKWHAVSDFWRKRGVATIY, from the coding sequence ATGATCATAACGAATATTGTAATATCTTCACTTGTATGTTCTAAACTCATCAGCGGACTGCCCGTTGAGTATGGCCCACAGACAAGTTTTGGTAAAGATAAGTCACAGGCAGCGAAGATGGACTCAATCTTTCAAATACGTGGTGATAGTGACCACAATATAGACTTAGGGGACTTGGACAGAAGTCCATCAATGACTCCAGATCCATCGTTGTTGAAAATTGGTGGAAAAGGTGCTATTAGTTCAGATTTGCAGATATGTAGTGATCTGGTATTGACACATGTCTTGCAGAAATTTCCAGAAGCAAATGCAGCAGATGCTGCAGTTACACAGGCTCTTTGTATTGGGATGGTGAACTTTTTTAATAGTGGTGTAGGAGGTGGTGGTTACGTCGTATATGCAGATGGAAGCAATCAAGATAATCACTATTATAGTGACTTTAGAGAGAAAGCTCCAAAAGCAGCTCATAAAGATATGTTCAAAGACTGCGAGATGTGTTCCAAAGTAGGTGGGTTGGCCTCAGGAGTTCCTGGTGAACTGGCTGGGCTGTACGATCTGTATGAAAATAGAGGAAGTGGGGCAGTCTCTTGGTATGACTTAATTAAACCAGTAGCTGATTTAGGTTACGCCGGTTGGGAAATAGGAGAAGTTCTATATTATGCATTGAAACTTTATGAACCTGCTTTTATGAATATGCAAGATGACTGGAGTTTTGTACTAAATAAATCCAGGACTGGTGTGAAACAATGTGGTGACCGTATATCAAGACCGGTTTTTGCTGATACGTTGATGGAGTTAGCCAGAAATGGGTCAGCAGGTCCTTTTTATGACCCAGAATCTTGGATAACACAATCAATGGTCTCTACATTGTCAAAATATGGAGGTATACTTACTGCACAAGATTTTAAGGAATATAATGTCAATTCATCAAAGCCATTAGTGAAAGAGTTAAGATCAAAACTTCTGTTTACTGAAAATTCCAAACTAACGGTTTTGACAAGTAGTGGCTCAAGTTCAGGTGCTGCTCTTTTATCGGCACTGTCTATCATGGAACATTTCCCAGATGAAGTTGGAGGCGATTATGGAGAAAAAACCacttttgaattaataGAGACTATGAAATGGATGGCATCAGCCAGGAGTAGACTTGGAGACTATGAAGCCAAAGAAATTGATTCTAActctttttttaatttaccACAACGTGTTCAAGAGATTTTAGATGAAAGTTGGATAAATAAAGCGGTTAATTCAATACAATCCAATTCAGTTGATGggaattttaaaacattacCTAACTGGACACTCTATGATCCGGAATATGAAATGAATGAACCACATGGTACGGCTCACTTTAGCATAGTAGATCATCATAATAATTCGGTTTCTTTAACTACAACCGTAAATTTACTTTTCGGTTCATTAGTTCATGACCCTAAAACGggtataatatttaataacgAAATGGATGATTTCTCACAATCTCACAGATCTAATgcttttaatttatcagcATCAATTCATAATTTTCCAGAACCATATAAGAGACCGTTATCATCTACAGCACCAACTATCATTCTTGACTCAACTGGGCATCCTGATCTTATTGTTGGTGCATCTGGAGGATCTAGAATTGTTACTAGTATCTTTCAAACAATCATAAGAAACTATTGGTACAAAATGCCACTATTGGAATCGATATCGTATCCAAGAATACATCATCAATTACTTCCTAATCAAGCTGAACTTGAAAGTTATGATCTCGTCGGTAGTGAAACCACTGAATTACTAAGAAATATGGGACACAGTGTCATTCAAGAAATGCCAAAGAGTGTTGTTAATGCAATCAAATTTGTTGATGGTAAATGGCATGCTGTTAGCGACTTCTGGAGGAAAAGAGGTGTAGCAAcgatatattaa